A part of Aegilops tauschii subsp. strangulata cultivar AL8/78 chromosome 2, Aet v6.0, whole genome shotgun sequence genomic DNA contains:
- the LOC109786944 gene encoding uncharacterized protein isoform X1, with translation MAVADAVLPSPPTPPPPPARIVVVMLLLVRFGRILRVAAGALTYVCSSVACISSGAAAALLVAHRAWGTRSGPFLFLQALMYGGLKVCVVSVLASFALAVLMVCVQRVAYEIAVRTGSTSEYNKSRFVSIKREPLSHLFRLPRTAVLGLAVDVAFFLPTVAGLLVATMSPHVEGSKSHGQMAGSVIMEVGLFGMLVTACFVTIPALILHAWRRDQAEWKARSQCC, from the exons ATGGCCGTCGCCGACGCGGTGcttccctcgccgccgacgccgccgcccccgccggcgcgGATCGTCGTCGTGATGCTGCTGCTCGTGCGCTTCGGCCGCATCCTCCGCGTCGCGGCGGGGGCCCTCACCTACGTGTGCTCGTCGGTTGCGTGCATCTCCTCCGGGGCCGCGGCtgcgctgctcgtcgcgcaccgCGCCTGGGGCACGCGCTCCGGCCCCTTCCTGTTCCTCCAGGCGCTCATGTACGGGGGCCTCAAGGTCTGCGTCGTCAGCGTCCTTGCGTCGTTCGCGCTTGCCGTCCTGATGGTGTGCGTCCAGCGCGTGGCATACGAGATTGCAGTTCGAACTGGATCCACTTCGGAATACAATAAG AGCCGCTTCGTATCAATCAAGCGGGAGCCGCTTTCACACTTGTTTAGGCTTCCGCGCACCGCGGTGCTTGGATTGGCCGTGGATGTGGCTTTCTTCCTGCCAACGGTTGCTGGTCTTCTGGTAGCGACGATGTCGCCGCACGTGGAGGGTTCGAAATCTCATGGTCAAATGGCCGGTTCCGTGATCATGGAAGTGGGGTTATTTGGTATGCTTGTGACAGCTTGCTTTGTTACCATCCCAGCGCTCATTCTTCATGCCTGGAGGAGGGACCAGGCGGAATGGAAAGCACGGTCACAGTGCTGTTGA
- the LOC109786944 gene encoding uncharacterized protein isoform X2 codes for MAVADAVLPSPPTPPPPPARIVVVMLLLVRFGRILRVAAGALTYVCSSVACISSGAAAALLVAHRAWGTRSGPFLFLQALMYGGLKVCVVSVLASFALAVLMVCVQRVAYEIAVRTGSTSEYNKRSFFMPGGGTRRNGKHGHSAVEMKLRREGVRRIWQGATVPIPLMVVSDPNRYKFSEEKQPLQTCFFLLLVDPNHH; via the exons ATGGCCGTCGCCGACGCGGTGcttccctcgccgccgacgccgccgcccccgccggcgcgGATCGTCGTCGTGATGCTGCTGCTCGTGCGCTTCGGCCGCATCCTCCGCGTCGCGGCGGGGGCCCTCACCTACGTGTGCTCGTCGGTTGCGTGCATCTCCTCCGGGGCCGCGGCtgcgctgctcgtcgcgcaccgCGCCTGGGGCACGCGCTCCGGCCCCTTCCTGTTCCTCCAGGCGCTCATGTACGGGGGCCTCAAGGTCTGCGTCGTCAGCGTCCTTGCGTCGTTCGCGCTTGCCGTCCTGATGGTGTGCGTCCAGCGCGTGGCATACGAGATTGCAGTTCGAACTGGATCCACTTCGGAATACAATAAG CGCTCATTCTTCATGCCTGGAGGAGGGACCAGGCGGAATGGAAAGCACGGTCACAGTGCTGTTGAG atgaagctaagaagagaAGGTGTCCGCAGAATTTGGCAAGGAGCTACAGTGCCCATTCCGCTGATGGTCGTCAGTGATCCCAACAGATACAAGTTTTCAGAGGAAAAACAGCCTTTGCAGACTTGCTTCTTTCTACTATTAGTAGATCCTAATCATCATTAG